The following are from one region of the Cinclus cinclus chromosome 7, bCinCin1.1, whole genome shotgun sequence genome:
- the CISD1 gene encoding CDGSH iron-sulfur domain-containing protein 1 → MGPGQNSAVRVEWIAAVSLAAGAAAVGYLAYKKFLSKDKCFKAMVNPHIQKDNPKVVHAFDMEDLGDKAVYCRCWRSKKFPLCDGSHTKHNEETGDNVGPLIIKRKEA, encoded by the exons ATGGGGCCGGGACAGAACAGCGCCGTGAGGG TTGAATGGATTGCTGCAGTCTCCTtagctgctggagcagctgctgttggaTATCTAGCTTACAAAAAATTTCTCTCAAAGGACAAATGCTTTAAAGCAATGGTGAATCCCCATATCCAGAAGGATAACCCCAAGGTAGTCCATGCCTTTGATATGGAAGATCTGGGAGACAAGGCTGTGTATTGTCGTTGTTGGAGGTCTAAGAAG ttcCCACTGTGTGATGGCTCTCACACAAAGCACAACGAGGAAACTGGTGACAACGTTGGGCCTCTGATCATCAAGAGGAAGGAGGCGTAG